In Bacteroidota bacterium, the following proteins share a genomic window:
- a CDS encoding adenylosuccinate synthase, whose amino-acid sequence MPVDVLVGLQWGDEGKGKIIDILSPDYDVVARFQGGPNAGHTLVIHDKKFVFHTLPSGVIRHETVNVLGSGMVIDPITFKKEIETLEKENIPTRGRILISRNAHLILPTHRFLDAFYEEVKGDKKIGSTLKGIGPTYQDKIARVGIRVGDILKSSFVDQYERLKVKHCAFIDEERKSKIDAEEKLWMEAIDFMREFDLIDAEEYLSKRYDENANILAEGAQGTLLDINYGTFPYVTSSSTISSSACTGLGISPNKIRHIYGVFKAYTTRVGEGPFMTEQQNEIGELLTEKGHEYGSTTGRERRCGWLDLVALKYAIMLNGVNKLIMTKSDVLTHLDDIEVCTAFMDDNNEQRNYTEQYYIDGLKPQYKKLKSWSKDISKLKEYSEFPTEFNDYVDFIEGELGQKLWMISVGPERSETIMKS is encoded by the coding sequence ATGCCTGTTGATGTTCTTGTTGGCCTTCAATGGGGTGATGAAGGTAAGGGGAAAATTATTGATATTTTAAGTCCTGATTACGATGTGGTAGCACGTTTTCAGGGTGGCCCTAATGCCGGACACACCTTAGTAATTCATGATAAAAAGTTTGTTTTTCACACACTACCCTCTGGCGTAATTCGTCACGAAACGGTTAATGTATTGGGAAGCGGAATGGTTATCGATCCAATCACTTTTAAAAAAGAAATCGAAACACTTGAAAAGGAAAATATTCCTACCCGAGGACGTATTTTAATTTCTAGGAATGCGCATCTGATTTTACCAACTCATCGCTTTTTGGATGCTTTTTATGAAGAGGTAAAAGGTGATAAGAAAATTGGGTCTACTTTAAAAGGAATTGGGCCAACTTATCAGGATAAAATAGCACGAGTAGGAATTCGAGTTGGTGACATTTTAAAGTCAAGCTTTGTCGATCAATATGAAAGGCTTAAAGTAAAACACTGTGCTTTTATTGATGAGGAACGCAAGTCGAAAATTGATGCAGAAGAAAAATTATGGATGGAAGCCATTGATTTTATGCGTGAGTTCGATTTAATTGATGCAGAAGAGTATTTGAGCAAACGCTATGATGAAAATGCAAATATTTTAGCTGAAGGTGCGCAAGGCACTTTGCTTGATATTAATTATGGTACTTTTCCGTATGTTACCTCTTCGAGCACTATTTCTTCTTCAGCTTGCACAGGTTTGGGTATTTCACCCAATAAAATCAGACATATTTATGGTGTTTTTAAAGCCTATACAACCCGCGTTGGTGAAGGCCCTTTTATGACTGAACAGCAAAATGAAATTGGTGAATTGCTAACTGAAAAAGGACACGAATATGGTTCTACTACGGGTAGGGAAAGGCGTTGTGGATGGCTGGATTTGGTGGCATTGAAATATGCAATTATGCTCAATGGAGTAAACAAGCTTATTATGACAAAATCGGATGTGTTAACACATTTGGATGATATTGAGGTTTGCACCGCTTTTATGGACGATAATAATGAACAAAGAAATTATACAGAGCAGTATTATATCGATGGTTTAAAACCACAGTACAAGAAATTAAAAAGCTGGTCGAAGGATATTTCCAAATTGAAGGAGTATAGCGAATTTCCTACAGAATTTAACGACTACGTAGATTTTATCGAAGGTGAATTGGGGCAGAAACTATGGATGATTTCTGTTGGACCCGAAAGATCTGAAACGATTATGAAATCATAA
- a CDS encoding transcriptional repressor, with translation MKKPRKDLFDEVKGIFTNYLKAQDYRKTQGRYDILYEIYSIDEHFEVETLYLTLKNKNYHISRATIYNTIDLLLDCGLIVKHSFGTKAGSYEKAYGSKQHDHLINIENKSVIEFRDERLQEIVKTIGNEYDYEITHYSFTLYGKPKEK, from the coding sequence ATGAAAAAACCCAGGAAAGACCTATTTGATGAGGTAAAAGGCATTTTCACAAACTATCTTAAAGCACAAGACTACCGTAAAACACAAGGTCGTTACGATATTTTATATGAAATCTATTCTATAGATGAGCATTTTGAAGTGGAAACATTGTATTTAACGCTCAAGAATAAGAATTATCATATCAGTCGTGCAACCATTTATAACACAATTGATCTTTTGTTGGATTGTGGGTTGATTGTAAAGCATAGTTTTGGAACCAAAGCCGGTTCCTATGAGAAAGCCTATGGTTCCAAGCAGCATGATCATTTAATAAATATTGAAAACAAAAGTGTAATTGAGTTTCGTGACGAGCGATTACAAGAAATAGTGAAAACTATTGGGAATGAGTATGATTACGAAATCACACATTATTCCTTTACACTTTATGGCAAACCAAAGGAGAAATAA
- a CDS encoding bifunctional (p)ppGpp synthetase/guanosine-3',5'-bis(diphosphate) 3'-pyrophosphohydrolase, which yields MVINSEKENRQLANMYRTLLNACNSYVSVEEKKIIRKAFNFALNAHAGVRRKSGELYIFHPLSVAIIVVKEMGLSTTSIVCSLLHDVVEDTDVSLEEIEGIFGKKVTKIIDGLTKISGVIGHTRSMQAENFRKILLTMSEDIRVILVKIADRLHNMRTLDAVSKKNQLKIASETLELFAPLSHRLGLFTIKSELEDLSIKYTEPQIYQTLSAKIKLQQTRLNTYLKTFMRPIHESMQKQGFHYETKARFKSVYSIYKKMKSRNIDYNQIYDLFAIRIILENAVDEKADCWRVYSTVTDFYKPNRERLRDWLSTPKVNGYESLHTTVMGPNGRWVEVQIRTQRMDDIAEKGYAAHWKYKDTNEQADTTLDDWIKQVGELLRSQDGSAIEFFDEFKMNLFTHELYVFTPKGDMRILPSKSTALDLAFDIHTDIGVKSIGAKVNNKLVPLSHRLRNGDQVEIITAKKQKPQTEWIDYVITAKAKSKIKHALKEERKSVADKGQQLLSKKLDFLTDYNQQNALPLLIDYFNKSSDFELYIQIGNSNINITDLNNAIKILKLGDQSEKETAKEEEKKGNPNVIELGAINGDEYAMAGCCNPIPGDDVFGFVTIGEGIIIHRTNCPTGIKLMSNYGYRIISAEWAKKEFKEVEYFPVGIKFHGYDNIGLLSVLTDVISKQFEINMKSINAASKDGAFAGSIVVNIYDTEHLDQLIDKIREVDGIDHVSRFHVDETID from the coding sequence ATGGTTATAAATTCAGAGAAAGAAAACCGTCAATTGGCTAATATGTATCGCACTTTATTAAATGCGTGCAACAGTTATGTTAGCGTTGAGGAGAAAAAAATTATCAGAAAAGCTTTCAATTTTGCCTTAAATGCACATGCGGGTGTTCGAAGGAAATCCGGTGAGCTTTATATTTTCCACCCTTTGTCGGTTGCTATAATTGTGGTTAAGGAAATGGGATTAAGTACCACATCTATTGTGTGCAGTCTTCTTCATGATGTGGTGGAAGACACTGATGTAAGTCTGGAAGAAATAGAAGGAATATTTGGTAAAAAGGTTACCAAAATAATTGATGGTTTAACCAAAATTAGTGGAGTAATTGGTCATACGAGGTCAATGCAAGCAGAAAATTTCCGAAAAATTTTGCTGACCATGTCGGAAGATATTCGAGTAATTTTAGTAAAAATTGCTGACAGGCTTCACAACATGCGCACATTGGATGCCGTCTCTAAAAAAAATCAACTGAAAATTGCTTCTGAAACGCTGGAGCTTTTTGCACCGCTGTCGCATCGCCTGGGTCTTTTTACGATCAAAAGCGAATTGGAAGATTTAAGTATTAAATATACCGAACCACAAATTTACCAAACCTTAAGTGCGAAAATAAAGCTTCAGCAAACACGCCTGAATACTTATTTGAAAACATTTATGCGACCCATTCATGAGTCGATGCAGAAGCAGGGCTTTCATTATGAAACCAAAGCCCGATTTAAATCGGTTTATTCCATTTATAAAAAAATGAAATCCCGTAATATCGACTACAATCAAATCTATGATTTATTTGCTATTCGGATAATTCTGGAAAATGCAGTGGATGAAAAGGCTGATTGTTGGCGAGTGTACTCAACAGTTACTGATTTCTACAAACCGAATAGAGAACGATTAAGAGATTGGCTTTCTACACCTAAAGTGAATGGATATGAGTCGTTGCATACAACTGTAATGGGGCCAAATGGCCGATGGGTTGAAGTGCAGATTCGTACCCAACGAATGGATGATATTGCGGAAAAGGGATACGCTGCTCATTGGAAGTATAAGGATACTAATGAACAAGCCGACACAACATTGGACGACTGGATAAAACAAGTGGGTGAGCTATTGAGGTCTCAAGACGGCTCTGCTATTGAGTTTTTTGATGAGTTTAAAATGAATCTTTTTACGCACGAGCTGTATGTTTTTACGCCAAAAGGAGATATGCGGATTCTTCCATCTAAATCTACAGCACTTGATTTGGCTTTTGACATTCATACTGATATTGGTGTGAAAAGTATAGGCGCTAAAGTAAACAACAAACTTGTTCCGTTAAGTCATCGGTTGAGAAATGGAGATCAGGTTGAAATTATCACAGCTAAAAAACAAAAGCCTCAAACAGAATGGATTGATTATGTTATAACGGCAAAAGCAAAATCAAAAATAAAGCACGCTCTTAAAGAAGAGAGGAAGAGTGTGGCCGATAAAGGGCAGCAATTATTAAGTAAAAAACTGGATTTTCTGACTGATTACAATCAGCAGAATGCCCTGCCTTTGCTCATCGACTATTTTAATAAAAGCTCCGATTTCGAACTCTATATTCAGATCGGAAATTCAAATATTAATATTACTGATTTGAATAACGCTATTAAAATATTGAAGCTGGGTGATCAATCAGAAAAAGAGACTGCTAAAGAAGAGGAAAAAAAAGGAAATCCAAATGTAATTGAACTGGGTGCTATTAATGGAGATGAATATGCCATGGCTGGTTGTTGTAATCCTATTCCAGGAGATGATGTTTTTGGATTTGTAACAATCGGTGAGGGAATTATTATTCATCGAACGAATTGCCCGACAGGAATTAAACTGATGTCGAATTATGGATATCGAATCATCAGTGCTGAATGGGCAAAAAAAGAATTTAAAGAAGTTGAATATTTTCCGGTTGGTATTAAATTCCATGGATATGATAACATTGGTCTTTTAAGTGTGCTAACAGATGTTATTTCGAAGCAGTTTGAAATAAATATGAAATCGATTAATGCAGCTTCAAAAGATGGTGCTTTTGCTGGATCAATTGTCGTAAATATATATGACACTGAGCATTTGGATCAACTGATTGATAAAATCAGGGAAGTAGATGGTATCGATCATGTATCACGTTTCCATGTTGACGAAACAATTGATTAG